From the genome of Biomphalaria glabrata chromosome 17, xgBioGlab47.1, whole genome shotgun sequence, one region includes:
- the LOC106051493 gene encoding uncharacterized protein LOC106051493 isoform X2: protein MPFMPEERGCFCCEPSVPSASYANQFQNVGNGSKLMYGSKDFQPTSTGRHQECKLSPLIQNIQICDPFYNQDQSLFEGFNSNNIGYKLDSSSLPNEDVKMFIPSTSKSDEKNCNENSSVNLRFLQNREIGGKLSGSASFKSLLSSSAPVSTMGFNVDFSQCMEDSVITASSNSNSMDLDSALDELGMLSTTTNSRKQFLLETRGLTSLRKREQRLRSKSESSPNLTNLGKPNGFRIIQLDSNYVTSVSDVTSVVDQGTSMGMDYIPHKSQQMRLEYRNPDVLEESIRRRRSIPRMSRLRKDRYRRSRCPYKIPNRLYHSMQESDFGSEFFETGASPFLSSNLVSSSSSETFCHRVTESQGLTQSKSNTASPVKPSQELRLVRSLSAEDLTQIHRRFEQELNEQVREKSRTEQSLDLMTCQMTNLHMT from the coding sequence ATGCCTTTTATGCCAGAGGAACGTGGGTGCTTTTGCTGTGAACCATCTGTTCCGTCAGCTTCTTATGCTAatcaatttcaaaatgttgGCAATGGTTCAAAGCTGATGTATGGTTCAAAAGATTTTCAGCCTACTTCAACAGGCAGGCATCAAGAATGTAAATTGTCACCTCTGATACAGAACATACAAATCTGTGATCCTTTTTATAATCAAGATCAAAGCTTATTTGAGGGCTTCAATTCTAATAATATTGGTTATaaactagattctagttcttTACCAAACGAAGACGTAAAAATGTTCATCCCATCTACTAGCAAAAGTGATGAAAAAAACTGTAATGAAAATAGTTCTGTCAACTTGCGTTTTCTTCAGAATCGAGAAATAGGTGGGAAGTTGAGTGGGTCAGCAAGTTTCAAGTCACTGCTATCTTCTTCTGCTCCTGTATCAACTATGGGGTTCAATGTTGACTTCTCCCAGTGTATGGAGGACTCGGTCATTACTGCAAGTAGTAATTCTAATTCTATGGATTTGGATAGTGCTTTGGATGAGCTGGGAATGCTGAGCACAACAACTAACAGTAGAAAGCAATTTTTACTTGAAACTAGAGGCTTAACATCCTTGCGAAAACGTGAACAGCGACTTCGATCAAAGAGTGAGAGTTCTCCGAATCTTACTAACTTGGGAAAACCCAATGGCTTTCGCATTATTCAACTTGATTCAAACTACGTCACTAGCGTTTCTGATGTGACTTCAGTGGTAGACCAGGGAACAAGCATGGGTATGGATTACATACCACACAAATCACAACAAATGAGGCTTGAATATAGAAATCCAGATGTTTTGGAGGAGTCCATTAGGCGACGCAGATCTATTCCTCGCATGTCTCGGCTGAGAAAAGATCGTTATCGGCGGTCTCGTTGCCCTTACAAAATCCCAAATAGACTCTACCATTCAATGCAAGAATCAGATTTTGGATCTGAATTTTTTGAAACTGGTGCCAGTCCTTTTCTGTCATCCAATTTGGTTTCCAGCTCAAGCTCCGAGACTTTTTGCCACAGAGTCACAGAATCACAGGGTTTAACTCAATCAAAGTCCAATACAGCATCTCCAGTCAAGCCAAGTCAGGAGCTGAGGTTGGTCAGGTCCCTTTCAGCTGAAGATCTCACTCAGATTCATAGGCGCTTTGAGCAGGAACTAAATGAGCAAGTAAGGGAAAAATCTAGAACAGAACAGAGCTTAGACTTAATGACATGCCAGATGACCAACCTCCACATGACTTAG
- the LOC106051493 gene encoding uncharacterized protein LOC106051493 isoform X1 — protein MSGYPMPFMPEERGCFCCEPSVPSASYANQFQNVGNGSKLMYGSKDFQPTSTGRHQECKLSPLIQNIQICDPFYNQDQSLFEGFNSNNIGYKLDSSSLPNEDVKMFIPSTSKSDEKNCNENSSVNLRFLQNREIGGKLSGSASFKSLLSSSAPVSTMGFNVDFSQCMEDSVITASSNSNSMDLDSALDELGMLSTTTNSRKQFLLETRGLTSLRKREQRLRSKSESSPNLTNLGKPNGFRIIQLDSNYVTSVSDVTSVVDQGTSMGMDYIPHKSQQMRLEYRNPDVLEESIRRRRSIPRMSRLRKDRYRRSRCPYKIPNRLYHSMQESDFGSEFFETGASPFLSSNLVSSSSSETFCHRVTESQGLTQSKSNTASPVKPSQELRLVRSLSAEDLTQIHRRFEQELNEQVREKSRTEQSLDLMTCQMTNLHMT, from the coding sequence ATATCCTATGCCTTTTATGCCAGAGGAACGTGGGTGCTTTTGCTGTGAACCATCTGTTCCGTCAGCTTCTTATGCTAatcaatttcaaaatgttgGCAATGGTTCAAAGCTGATGTATGGTTCAAAAGATTTTCAGCCTACTTCAACAGGCAGGCATCAAGAATGTAAATTGTCACCTCTGATACAGAACATACAAATCTGTGATCCTTTTTATAATCAAGATCAAAGCTTATTTGAGGGCTTCAATTCTAATAATATTGGTTATaaactagattctagttcttTACCAAACGAAGACGTAAAAATGTTCATCCCATCTACTAGCAAAAGTGATGAAAAAAACTGTAATGAAAATAGTTCTGTCAACTTGCGTTTTCTTCAGAATCGAGAAATAGGTGGGAAGTTGAGTGGGTCAGCAAGTTTCAAGTCACTGCTATCTTCTTCTGCTCCTGTATCAACTATGGGGTTCAATGTTGACTTCTCCCAGTGTATGGAGGACTCGGTCATTACTGCAAGTAGTAATTCTAATTCTATGGATTTGGATAGTGCTTTGGATGAGCTGGGAATGCTGAGCACAACAACTAACAGTAGAAAGCAATTTTTACTTGAAACTAGAGGCTTAACATCCTTGCGAAAACGTGAACAGCGACTTCGATCAAAGAGTGAGAGTTCTCCGAATCTTACTAACTTGGGAAAACCCAATGGCTTTCGCATTATTCAACTTGATTCAAACTACGTCACTAGCGTTTCTGATGTGACTTCAGTGGTAGACCAGGGAACAAGCATGGGTATGGATTACATACCACACAAATCACAACAAATGAGGCTTGAATATAGAAATCCAGATGTTTTGGAGGAGTCCATTAGGCGACGCAGATCTATTCCTCGCATGTCTCGGCTGAGAAAAGATCGTTATCGGCGGTCTCGTTGCCCTTACAAAATCCCAAATAGACTCTACCATTCAATGCAAGAATCAGATTTTGGATCTGAATTTTTTGAAACTGGTGCCAGTCCTTTTCTGTCATCCAATTTGGTTTCCAGCTCAAGCTCCGAGACTTTTTGCCACAGAGTCACAGAATCACAGGGTTTAACTCAATCAAAGTCCAATACAGCATCTCCAGTCAAGCCAAGTCAGGAGCTGAGGTTGGTCAGGTCCCTTTCAGCTGAAGATCTCACTCAGATTCATAGGCGCTTTGAGCAGGAACTAAATGAGCAAGTAAGGGAAAAATCTAGAACAGAACAGAGCTTAGACTTAATGACATGCCAGATGACCAACCTCCACATGACTTAG